Proteins from a genomic interval of Oceanispirochaeta crateris:
- a CDS encoding asparaginase: MDSSLLPRILILDTGGTISQTAGADGSLVPCSTEYIEMVPRLHDIARLEIMRLERMDSSDMSSTLRMEMARLIYENYDAYDGFVVIHGTDTMVDTAAALNYMVQGLGKPVVLTGAQLPIFAPGPDGLNNLYYSVQTASMDLGEVVICFGDRILRGNRSLKENVHGFNAFHSFRVPALGELGVNVRLQDHRIPRRASQPRLFPVLNPSVFYLPMTSGCSLSILEAVQDHPRLAGLVVGGFGSGNLPAHEISGLKRLLSRGIPILVVTTCLKGNTILSLYGAGRKVYDAGAREGLDLTVAAALQKMMYALGRMDTDHPEFSGQERMEAVYNLLMEPVGRDLDSSLL; encoded by the coding sequence ATGGATTCATCTTTGCTGCCTCGTATACTCATTCTGGATACGGGCGGGACAATCAGCCAAACCGCCGGAGCCGATGGCTCTCTTGTTCCCTGTTCTACCGAGTATATAGAAATGGTTCCCCGTTTGCATGACATTGCCAGGCTGGAGATCATGCGCTTAGAAAGGATGGACAGTTCCGACATGTCCTCCACACTCCGGATGGAGATGGCTCGTCTCATCTATGAAAACTACGATGCTTATGATGGATTTGTTGTGATTCACGGTACGGACACAATGGTTGATACCGCGGCTGCTCTGAACTACATGGTTCAGGGTTTGGGGAAACCCGTGGTTCTCACAGGGGCGCAGCTTCCTATCTTTGCTCCCGGTCCGGATGGATTGAACAACCTGTACTATTCCGTACAGACCGCTTCCATGGATTTGGGAGAGGTGGTGATCTGCTTTGGAGACCGTATCCTTCGTGGAAACAGGAGCCTGAAAGAAAATGTGCATGGATTCAACGCCTTTCATTCCTTCCGGGTTCCCGCTCTAGGTGAATTAGGGGTGAACGTTCGTCTTCAGGATCACCGGATTCCCAGACGGGCTTCCCAGCCAAGGCTATTCCCAGTCTTGAATCCATCGGTCTTCTATCTTCCCATGACTTCCGGCTGTTCCCTTTCTATTTTGGAGGCTGTGCAGGATCATCCCCGTCTGGCTGGGCTCGTCGTTGGTGGTTTTGGTTCTGGAAACCTGCCGGCCCATGAAATTTCAGGTCTTAAAAGGCTTCTAAGCAGGGGGATTCCCATTCTAGTGGTCACCACCTGTTTGAAGGGGAATACCATTCTTTCTCTCTATGGGGCAGGCCGTAAGGTGTACGATGCGGGTGCCAGAGAGGGCTTGGATTTAACCGTTGCTGCAGCTCTTCAAAAAATGATGTATGCCCTGGGCCGGATGGATACAGACCATCCCGAGTTCTCGGGACAAGAACGAATGGAGGCCGTTTACAATCTCCTCATGGAACCGGTGGGAAGAGACTTGGATTCCTCTCTCCTTTAA
- a CDS encoding 8-oxoguanine deaminase: protein MKTVLIKQCSRIFQSADKGILKDCDILIEGNIIKKIGKLSETQADRVIDGRGRVVIPGLVNSHHHFYQTFTRNLPAVQNAELFEWLVYLYDIWKHLDIDSVYNSSLLAMGELLKTGCTTASDHHYLYPRDIDGDIMATQFAASEKLGMRFSPTRGSMSLSKKDGGLPPDSVVQDEKTILKDSERVIKAYHDGSDFSMKKIVLAPCSPFSVTEALMKDSAALAREYGVRLHTHLAETRDENDFCLQVYGRRPMQVMADCDFLGKDVFFAHGVHFNDEELDVLAETGTHIAHCPTSNMRLGSGICRVTEMIPKSINVGLAVDGSASNDSSDMLGEVRNSLLLQRVHYGAAAVTTADVLKMGTENGARLLGYEKVGRLEEGMAADMAVFNMNKLEYAGALSDPVSALIFSGYNHEAEYTLVNGEIAVDKGKLTGVDEEELKESCMRLSSELWKKGGVQL from the coding sequence ATGAAAACAGTACTGATTAAACAATGCAGCCGCATATTTCAAAGCGCTGACAAGGGGATATTGAAAGACTGTGATATTCTAATTGAAGGTAATATCATTAAAAAAATAGGCAAGTTGTCTGAAACTCAGGCTGATCGGGTTATTGACGGCAGAGGCCGGGTCGTCATTCCGGGGCTGGTGAATTCACACCACCATTTTTATCAGACCTTTACCAGGAATCTGCCGGCTGTTCAGAATGCCGAGCTCTTTGAATGGCTGGTATATCTCTATGATATCTGGAAGCATCTGGATATTGATTCTGTGTATAATTCTTCTCTTTTGGCCATGGGAGAACTTCTTAAGACTGGATGTACAACAGCTTCAGACCATCATTATCTCTATCCCCGGGATATCGATGGAGATATCATGGCTACCCAGTTCGCCGCTTCAGAAAAACTGGGAATGCGATTTTCACCAACCCGCGGTTCCATGTCATTAAGCAAAAAAGACGGAGGTCTTCCTCCCGACTCGGTTGTGCAGGATGAAAAAACGATCCTTAAAGACTCGGAAAGAGTGATCAAGGCTTATCATGATGGAAGTGATTTTTCCATGAAGAAAATCGTTTTGGCCCCCTGCAGTCCTTTTTCGGTCACAGAAGCCCTGATGAAAGACTCGGCGGCTCTGGCCAGAGAATACGGCGTTCGTCTCCATACTCATCTGGCGGAAACCAGGGATGAAAATGATTTTTGCCTCCAGGTTTATGGTCGACGCCCAATGCAGGTCATGGCCGATTGTGATTTCCTCGGAAAAGATGTGTTTTTTGCCCATGGGGTGCATTTTAATGATGAAGAGTTGGATGTCCTGGCTGAGACGGGTACCCATATTGCTCATTGCCCCACCTCAAATATGCGTTTGGGTTCGGGAATCTGCCGGGTGACGGAGATGATTCCAAAGAGCATCAATGTTGGATTGGCTGTTGATGGTTCCGCTTCCAACGACTCCTCTGATATGCTCGGAGAGGTTCGTAATTCTCTCTTGCTTCAGAGGGTTCATTATGGTGCCGCCGCAGTCACTACGGCGGATGTCCTCAAGATGGGAACAGAAAACGGAGCCCGTTTGCTGGGCTACGAAAAGGTAGGCCGTCTGGAAGAGGGTATGGCCGCTGATATGGCCGTCTTTAATATGAATAAACTCGAGTATGCCGGTGCTTTGAGTGATCCAGTGTCAGCTCTGATTTTTTCCGGCTATAATCATGAGGCTGAATATACTCTGGTCAATGGGGAAATTGCCGTTGACAAGGGCAAGCTGACCGGTGTGGATGAAGAGGAATTGAAAGAATCCTGCATGCGTCTGTCATCGGAATTATGGAAAAAGGGAGGAGTTCAGTTATGA
- a CDS encoding FAD binding domain-containing protein, translating to MSGMFLKPLTIEEAVRMKSEYTGSLYLGGGTEINNPFSRSHGEVYISLEALNLKACVKGRNHYILGGSATFQELIDWDECYPPLREAALFLNSRNLRNQATLGGNLGAHLKDSYLVPILMVLDADVELGKGEILPLVTYIEEERRDLIINVRFSHNKGQAAVKNILRSAGGLSVLSVAVSLRTEKQKITKAAIAVSGLNHKIIRLSSVEEALVAGTVKPGTELEDAVKKAVITASDLCGSAEYKKQLCGVTVQDCVDRCLEASK from the coding sequence ATGAGTGGTATGTTTTTAAAACCTCTGACAATAGAAGAAGCTGTAAGAATGAAATCCGAATATACGGGTAGTCTGTATCTGGGAGGAGGAACGGAGATCAATAATCCTTTTTCCCGGTCTCATGGAGAAGTTTATATCTCTTTGGAAGCCCTGAATCTGAAGGCCTGTGTGAAGGGCCGGAATCATTATATTTTGGGCGGAAGCGCGACTTTTCAGGAGCTGATAGACTGGGATGAATGCTATCCTCCCCTCAGGGAAGCGGCCCTGTTTCTAAATTCCCGCAACCTTCGCAATCAGGCGACTTTGGGAGGTAATCTGGGGGCTCACCTGAAGGACTCCTACCTGGTTCCCATACTGATGGTGCTGGATGCTGATGTAGAACTGGGCAAGGGCGAGATTTTGCCTCTTGTGACTTATATAGAGGAAGAACGGAGAGACCTGATCATCAATGTGCGTTTTTCACACAACAAAGGTCAGGCTGCGGTCAAGAATATCCTACGGAGTGCCGGCGGGCTTTCTGTTCTCTCCGTAGCTGTTTCCCTTCGTACCGAAAAACAAAAAATTACCAAGGCAGCCATCGCTGTCAGTGGTCTGAATCATAAGATCATCCGTTTGAGCTCTGTGGAAGAAGCCCTCGTTGCGGGTACTGTTAAACCCGGTACAGAGCTGGAAGACGCTGTTAAGAAGGCCGTCATTACCGCAAGTGATCTCTGCGGATCTGCAGAATATAAAAAACAGCTCTGCGGAGTCACGGTTCAGGACTGTGTCGATCGTTGCCTGGAGGCCTCAAAATGA
- a CDS encoding molybdopterin-dependent oxidoreductase Mo/Fe-S-binding subunit, giving the protein MNIEFTLNGKTRSLYVDDFQNAQDFLTQLGMISVRDSDDHAGFTGSDTILLDGKPVNAGLLIAAQLDGHTVETGESLSAHNKMGFLQAALVDAGAVQSGYNAPASALILKELLERVENPTEADIRDAFSGLFVRDYGYMPLFKAVELALEYRDNPQFSHGSAEAKIAPEFREDLRDVGTPRRKVDGAQLVMGRKAYVEDRVESGTLHMKLLRSSFAHAYITKIDTSMAESLPGVVSIITHENCPDVYYGSAGQGFPEPSPYDKRMFNQKIRHHGDRIAAVVAETEQIALDALALINVEYEALPVVMSIDEAKAEGAPIIQNGLIEYVVGAPDDLEQQNSSADPRDGKVIYQFPIGGDPHRNIAASVEGGIGDVEVGFKEADVVLERVYESSQIQCTPLEPHTVFTKMEGDRLIIHASTQVPWHLRRIVARVLGIKENKIHVIKERVGGGYGSKQDILLDELAAWVTWQTGLPVFYQFTREEEFISCSTRHVMKIKVKIGAKKDGTMTAIDMTVDANTGPFGNHCLTVPMNACSKSLPLFLCDHFHFDVTAYYSNIAPTGAYQGYGAPKGSYALQMAVAELAEALGMGPLALIEKNRVREGSMLEILKCLGEGREGKAAPVISCGLDGSLKKGAQLIEWGKKVESGDPDVKIGKGVVIIQQGSGLPGLDHSNAEVKLLTDGTLLVRSGGADLGTGLDTVCVKVTAEVLKTPMDDIAIRSGDSDATSFDTGAYASSGTYFSGNAALKAAEDLKVKILKAASEMLSEPEEDLVIEYPSVVKGKKGQVSFEEISRDSLTGEGRGQLIGSASYTTEDSAFPYGAHFCQVAVNVRNGSIKIQKYYALQDCGTPINPELAQGQIYGGVMKSIGHTLYEEMVFDNNGCCINPDLRSYGVPMMGDVPEDFQVHMIYTEDPFGPFGGKSISEIAVNGAAPVIANAIHDACGVWVRSWPITPEKILRGLGKI; this is encoded by the coding sequence ATGAATATTGAATTTACCTTAAACGGAAAAACCCGGAGCCTGTATGTAGATGACTTTCAAAATGCCCAGGACTTTCTGACTCAACTGGGAATGATTTCTGTCCGGGACAGTGACGACCATGCGGGATTTACCGGGAGTGATACCATTCTTTTGGATGGTAAACCCGTCAATGCCGGACTTTTGATCGCTGCCCAGCTGGACGGGCATACCGTAGAAACGGGAGAGTCCCTTTCTGCCCATAATAAGATGGGTTTTTTACAGGCCGCCTTGGTAGACGCCGGAGCCGTCCAATCGGGGTATAATGCCCCTGCTTCGGCTCTCATCCTTAAGGAGCTCCTGGAAAGGGTCGAGAATCCGACTGAGGCTGATATCCGGGATGCTTTTTCCGGCCTTTTTGTCAGAGATTATGGCTATATGCCTCTTTTTAAGGCCGTAGAACTGGCCTTAGAGTACAGAGATAATCCTCAATTTTCCCATGGTTCTGCAGAGGCAAAAATCGCCCCCGAGTTCCGGGAAGATCTCAGAGATGTGGGGACACCCAGACGTAAGGTGGACGGGGCACAGCTTGTTATGGGCCGTAAGGCTTATGTGGAGGACCGGGTTGAATCTGGCACTCTGCATATGAAACTCCTGAGAAGTAGTTTTGCTCATGCTTATATCACAAAAATTGATACATCCATGGCCGAGAGCCTTCCCGGTGTTGTGTCGATCATTACCCATGAAAACTGCCCTGATGTTTATTATGGTTCTGCCGGTCAGGGGTTTCCAGAGCCTTCACCCTATGATAAGAGGATGTTTAATCAGAAAATCAGGCATCATGGGGATAGGATTGCCGCCGTTGTTGCCGAGACAGAGCAGATTGCCCTGGACGCCTTGGCTCTTATCAATGTGGAATATGAGGCACTTCCTGTGGTTATGTCCATTGACGAGGCCAAGGCCGAGGGAGCTCCGATTATTCAAAATGGTTTAATCGAATATGTGGTTGGTGCCCCTGATGATCTGGAGCAGCAGAACAGCAGCGCAGATCCCCGGGATGGAAAGGTCATTTATCAGTTCCCCATAGGAGGAGACCCTCACAGGAATATTGCCGCTTCTGTGGAAGGCGGTATCGGTGATGTCGAGGTTGGATTCAAGGAAGCAGATGTTGTTTTAGAACGGGTGTATGAATCTTCTCAAATTCAATGTACGCCTCTGGAGCCGCATACGGTCTTTACAAAAATGGAAGGTGACAGGCTCATCATCCATGCTTCAACTCAGGTTCCCTGGCACCTCCGGCGTATCGTAGCCCGGGTTTTGGGTATCAAAGAGAACAAAATCCATGTCATCAAGGAACGGGTTGGCGGTGGATACGGCTCCAAGCAGGATATCCTTTTAGATGAGTTAGCCGCCTGGGTCACCTGGCAAACAGGTCTGCCCGTATTTTATCAATTTACACGGGAAGAGGAATTTATTTCCTGTTCTACACGTCATGTCATGAAAATCAAGGTGAAGATCGGTGCTAAAAAAGACGGTACCATGACGGCCATTGATATGACTGTGGACGCTAACACGGGACCCTTCGGGAATCACTGTCTCACAGTGCCCATGAATGCCTGCTCCAAGTCTCTGCCTCTTTTTCTCTGTGATCATTTTCATTTTGATGTGACCGCCTATTACAGCAATATTGCCCCCACTGGTGCCTACCAGGGGTACGGAGCACCCAAGGGGTCCTATGCCCTGCAGATGGCCGTGGCCGAACTGGCAGAGGCTCTGGGAATGGGCCCTCTGGCTCTCATTGAGAAGAATAGGGTTCGTGAGGGGTCCATGCTGGAAATCCTTAAATGCCTTGGTGAAGGCCGGGAAGGCAAGGCCGCCCCTGTCATCAGTTGCGGTCTGGATGGATCTCTTAAAAAAGGAGCCCAGCTGATCGAATGGGGTAAGAAGGTCGAGTCTGGAGATCCTGATGTTAAAATCGGTAAGGGCGTTGTGATCATTCAACAGGGCTCCGGTCTTCCGGGACTGGATCACTCCAATGCGGAGGTTAAGCTGCTGACAGACGGAACCCTGCTGGTCCGCTCGGGAGGAGCCGACCTGGGAACCGGACTGGATACGGTTTGTGTGAAGGTCACCGCGGAAGTATTAAAGACTCCCATGGATGATATCGCCATCCGATCGGGTGATTCGGATGCCACCAGTTTTGATACCGGGGCTTATGCCTCCAGCGGGACATATTTTTCAGGTAATGCCGCACTGAAAGCAGCGGAAGACCTGAAAGTCAAAATCCTAAAAGCTGCTTCGGAGATGCTTTCTGAGCCTGAGGAAGACCTTGTTATCGAATACCCCTCAGTGGTGAAAGGAAAAAAAGGACAGGTCAGTTTTGAAGAGATCTCCCGGGACAGCCTCACCGGTGAGGGGCGTGGACAACTCATTGGCTCCGCCTCCTATACGACGGAAGATTCGGCCTTTCCTTATGGGGCTCACTTCTGCCAGGTTGCCGTAAATGTCCGGAATGGATCTATCAAAATACAGAAGTATTATGCTCTTCAGGACTGTGGAACACCCATCAATCCCGAGCTGGCGCAGGGGCAGATATATGGCGGTGTCATGAAGTCCATAGGTCATACCCTGTATGAAGAAATGGTTTTTGATAACAACGGATGTTGTATCAACCCTGACCTTAGGAGTTATGGAGTCCCCATGATGGGAGATGTCCCCGAGGACTTTCAGGTCCACATGATCTATACGGAGGACCCCTTCGGACCCTTCGGTGGTAAATCTATTTCGGAAATTGCTGTTAACGGAGCCGCACCTGTGATTGCCAATGCGATTCATGATGCCTGCGGTGTCTGGGTACGATCATGGCCGATCACACCGGAAAAGATCTTGAGAGGTCTGGGAAAAATCTAA
- a CDS encoding LacI family DNA-binding transcriptional regulator: protein MDITIRDISKLAGVSTATVSRVLADSEKVKPDTRNKVLKIIKEYGYEPNQIARNLTSSRTNTIGLVVETTSNPFFMEIAQAVEEKLTEAGYLMLTMNTNWEMSREEASIRALRRNRVDGVILTPISLESESVRLLEKWSLPFVLLNIDAQREDISSIGTNDYQGGILAGQSLLKSGATSIVCLQGFPHQSTFNRLKGLSHTVRSSAEGKCRDIKIIENIRTYEEGYKIGEKLINYHLPPDGPLGVFATNDDVALGVLASLYDHGVGVPFQVSVVGYDDIPMSDRFKIPLTTIAQPTQELGKLAARSIMDQISGVNSSPRSYQLIPKIVQRASTVSF, encoded by the coding sequence GTGGATATTACAATAAGGGATATATCAAAACTGGCCGGAGTTTCGACGGCTACCGTTTCCAGAGTCCTTGCTGATTCAGAAAAAGTGAAACCCGACACCCGGAATAAGGTCTTAAAAATCATCAAAGAATATGGGTATGAACCAAATCAGATTGCAAGAAACCTGACCAGCAGCCGGACAAACACCATCGGCCTGGTTGTGGAAACCACATCCAACCCTTTCTTTATGGAAATAGCCCAGGCCGTTGAAGAAAAACTGACAGAAGCCGGATATTTAATGCTCACCATGAACACCAACTGGGAGATGTCCCGTGAGGAAGCCTCTATCAGAGCACTGCGACGCAATAGAGTGGACGGTGTGATCTTAACTCCCATATCATTGGAATCAGAATCGGTCAGATTATTGGAAAAATGGTCATTGCCCTTTGTGTTATTAAATATTGATGCCCAAAGAGAGGATATCTCCTCCATAGGGACCAACGATTACCAGGGCGGTATACTGGCGGGCCAATCTCTGCTCAAAAGCGGTGCTACATCCATTGTCTGTCTCCAGGGATTTCCTCACCAAAGCACCTTTAATAGATTAAAAGGTTTATCCCATACGGTTCGATCTTCCGCAGAGGGAAAATGCAGAGATATAAAAATAATTGAAAATATTCGGACTTACGAAGAAGGGTACAAAATAGGTGAAAAACTGATCAATTACCACCTGCCCCCGGATGGTCCCTTAGGCGTATTCGCGACCAATGATGATGTGGCCCTGGGGGTCCTCGCATCACTCTATGACCACGGAGTGGGTGTTCCATTTCAGGTTTCGGTTGTCGGTTATGATGACATCCCCATGTCTGATAGATTCAAGATACCCCTCACTACCATCGCTCAACCGACCCAGGAACTGGGGAAGTTGGCAGCCCGGAGCATCATGGACCAAATCAGCGGTGTAAACTCAAGTCCCCGTAGCTATCAACTGATACCTAAAATTGTACAAAGAGCATCAACAGTCTCATTTTAA
- a CDS encoding ROK family protein produces MIENQIVGVDIGGTKIAVLRGTPEGQILEKIKFQTLPGWEQNLEKIADLILEFKRKEQGQSFLAIGISCGGPLNDKTGVIHSPPNLPGWDDVPVCRILEETTGIQAYLENDANACALAEWKWGAGRGYENLVFLTFGTGLGAGLILNNRLYSGTSGQAGEVGHIRLTTDGPLGYGKNGSWEGYCSGGGMSNHYRDVYHEDLSAKEICLRANQKDQKALNIIKSSSQQLGRGLAILLDVLNPELIIIGSIFSRDENLFRSQLEKILAEESLPQTYADCKVVVSELGESLGDLAALGVAMKGVHLKTKQEELK; encoded by the coding sequence ATGATAGAAAATCAGATTGTTGGAGTTGATATCGGAGGCACGAAGATTGCAGTGTTACGGGGAACTCCAGAAGGTCAGATTCTCGAGAAGATAAAATTTCAAACCCTGCCGGGCTGGGAACAGAACCTGGAAAAAATCGCCGATCTAATCTTGGAATTCAAAAGGAAAGAACAGGGGCAGTCGTTCCTGGCCATTGGTATCAGCTGCGGGGGACCTTTGAATGATAAAACAGGTGTCATCCATTCTCCTCCCAATCTTCCCGGTTGGGATGATGTCCCTGTCTGCAGAATCCTCGAAGAGACTACGGGTATTCAGGCTTACCTGGAAAATGATGCCAACGCCTGCGCTTTGGCTGAATGGAAATGGGGTGCCGGTAGGGGATATGAGAACCTTGTTTTTCTTACCTTTGGAACAGGATTGGGGGCCGGACTGATCCTAAATAACAGGCTGTATTCGGGAACTTCAGGACAAGCGGGAGAGGTCGGGCATATCCGATTGACCACTGACGGCCCCCTGGGGTATGGAAAGAATGGTTCCTGGGAGGGGTATTGCAGCGGTGGCGGTATGAGCAACCACTATAGGGATGTGTACCATGAAGATCTGAGTGCAAAAGAGATCTGTTTACGGGCAAATCAAAAGGATCAGAAAGCCTTGAACATCATCAAGAGCTCATCCCAGCAGCTTGGTAGAGGACTTGCTATTCTGCTGGATGTGCTCAATCCGGAACTTATTATTATAGGGAGTATTTTTTCGAGGGATGAAAATCTTTTCAGGAGTCAGCTTGAAAAAATACTGGCTGAAGAATCTCTGCCGCAGACATATGCCGACTGCAAGGTTGTCGTCTCCGAATTAGGAGAGTCTTTAGGGGATTTAGCGGCATTGGGTGTCGCCATGAAGGGTGTTCATCTCAAAACAAAACAAGAGGAATTAAAGTAA
- a CDS encoding D-sedoheptulose-7-phosphate isomerase, with amino-acid sequence MKLQKMIEDFFQEHENLKVCRNDFEQAFQILQECYSKNKKVLLCGNGGSAADSEHIVGELMKGFVKKRKLSADEQEALIRIDPDHGHYLAENLQGALPAISLTGHPSLSTAYSNDVAPDMIFAQQLYGYGLEGDTLIGLSTSGNSNNVINAVLVAKARGVKTIAFTGEQGGKLKDLCDVCLKVPSDETYRIQEFHLPLYHLLCLLLEESFF; translated from the coding sequence ATGAAATTACAAAAGATGATAGAAGATTTTTTTCAGGAGCATGAGAACCTGAAAGTTTGCAGGAACGATTTCGAACAGGCCTTTCAGATCCTTCAGGAGTGTTACTCTAAAAATAAGAAGGTCCTTCTCTGTGGTAATGGCGGAAGTGCCGCCGATTCTGAGCATATTGTTGGGGAACTGATGAAGGGGTTTGTGAAAAAAAGGAAGCTCTCCGCTGATGAACAAGAAGCGCTTATCAGGATAGATCCGGATCATGGACACTATCTGGCCGAAAATCTTCAGGGAGCCCTGCCGGCCATTTCGCTCACGGGTCACCCCTCTTTATCGACAGCCTATTCCAATGATGTCGCCCCGGATATGATCTTTGCCCAACAGCTCTATGGATATGGGCTGGAGGGGGATACGCTCATTGGTTTAAGCACCTCTGGGAATTCAAATAATGTCATCAATGCCGTGCTGGTCGCAAAAGCCCGGGGAGTAAAGACAATCGCTTTTACGGGTGAGCAGGGCGGAAAGTTGAAAGATTTATGTGATGTCTGTCTCAAGGTTCCCTCTGATGAGACATACCGTATTCAGGAATTTCATCTTCCACTCTATCATTTGCTGTGTCTTTTATTGGAAGAATCTTTTTTCTGA
- a CDS encoding ABC transporter permease has protein sequence MLKYLIEKEFKQLRRNSFLPRMIIMFPLMILLFIPLAANFEVKNINLEIIDHDHSRLSGQLIQKVSSSGYFILSGMTENYDVAMKSIEMDRSDALLVIPSGFERKLLREHSADVNISANAVNGTKGALGTSYLSAIILDFTAELNSLGNNSGTGIIPSVEILPRYRFNPYLRYPVFMVPALMVMLLTMICGFLPALNIVGEKEKGTLEQINVTPVKRFTLILSKLIPYWIIGFVVLTLCFIIARVVYSLSPAGSLLTIYVFASVFILGISGFGLVISNYGKTLQQAMFMMFFFIITFIFLSGLYTPVSSMEQWAQYFSLFVPLRYMIEVLRQVYLKGSQFSDLLIQLLALSGFALFFNAWAILSYRKSE, from the coding sequence ATGCTGAAATATCTCATTGAAAAGGAATTCAAACAGCTCAGAAGAAATTCATTTTTACCCCGGATGATCATTATGTTTCCATTGATGATACTCCTCTTCATTCCTCTGGCGGCAAATTTTGAGGTAAAGAACATCAACCTGGAGATCATAGACCATGACCATAGCCGACTTTCAGGCCAATTGATCCAAAAGGTCAGCTCTTCGGGTTATTTTATCCTCTCTGGAATGACAGAGAACTATGATGTTGCCATGAAATCTATCGAAATGGATCGCTCTGATGCCCTGCTGGTGATCCCCTCCGGCTTCGAAAGGAAACTGCTGAGGGAACATTCGGCAGATGTCAATATTTCGGCCAATGCGGTCAATGGGACCAAAGGAGCCCTGGGAACGTCCTATCTGTCTGCTATCATTCTGGATTTTACAGCGGAATTAAATAGCCTCGGGAACAACTCGGGAACGGGCATAATACCCTCTGTGGAGATCCTGCCCCGTTACCGTTTTAACCCTTACCTGCGTTACCCTGTGTTTATGGTTCCGGCCTTGATGGTCATGCTTTTGACCATGATCTGCGGTTTTCTTCCGGCATTGAATATTGTGGGAGAAAAAGAGAAGGGAACTTTGGAGCAGATCAATGTAACACCGGTCAAACGCTTTACCCTGATCCTTTCCAAACTCATACCCTACTGGATCATCGGCTTTGTGGTTCTCACCCTCTGTTTTATAATTGCCCGGGTCGTCTACTCCCTGTCTCCCGCAGGATCATTGCTAACCATCTATGTTTTTGCGTCCGTTTTTATACTGGGAATCTCAGGATTCGGACTTGTCATTTCAAACTACGGTAAGACCCTGCAGCAGGCCATGTTTATGATGTTCTTTTTTATCATAACCTTTATCTTTCTCAGCGGTTTGTATACACCGGTGAGCAGCATGGAACAGTGGGCCCAGTATTTCAGCCTTTTTGTACCCTTGAGGTATATGATCGAGGTACTCCGTCAAGTCTACCTCAAGGGCAGCCAGTTCTCAGATCTGCTTATTCAGTTGCTGGCCCTTTCGGGTTTTGCCCTGTTTTTCAACGCCTGGGCCATCCTGAGTTATAGAAAATCTGAATAA